Proteins from one Streptomyces caniferus genomic window:
- a CDS encoding serpin family protein: protein MVAARTVRAVNDMTARWAHEVVGERGTVLTAAGVWPLLALLAGPAAGPARKELAEALGTDAEHAVGEGGALLAALAAADGVDPAVALWARRTLALRPAWLESLPDGLRGELTGDTAADQGAMDAWARRHTGGLIERMPVRIGPGTVLVLASALLVRTTWEEPFREGPSRPSEGPWAGRELTALSRSGTDVEQVRVHGTPAGPLTAVRVAGDNGLDVHLLLGEPAVPGNEVLRHGVAALDGAYPAVSGAALTDAAGPGLRVTTVPSYDGAPCLDLTTTRFTVDAEHDLLDRAELFGLATATDASRGHFPGMCEQPLAVSEARQAATATFGPLGFRAAAVTMVPFGLGSVPPPPPYRAQQISARYDRPFGFLAVHRASGLVLAAGWVTEP, encoded by the coding sequence ATGGTCGCCGCGAGGACGGTCCGGGCCGTCAATGACATGACGGCCCGCTGGGCGCACGAGGTGGTGGGGGAGCGCGGCACGGTGCTGACCGCGGCCGGGGTCTGGCCGCTGCTGGCCCTGCTCGCCGGGCCGGCCGCCGGGCCCGCCCGCAAAGAGCTCGCGGAGGCCCTCGGCACCGATGCGGAGCACGCCGTGGGCGAGGGCGGTGCGTTGCTCGCCGCGCTCGCGGCGGCGGACGGTGTCGATCCCGCGGTGGCGCTGTGGGCCCGGCGCACTCTCGCACTGCGCCCCGCCTGGCTGGAGAGCCTGCCGGACGGGCTGCGCGGCGAGCTCACCGGCGATACGGCCGCGGACCAGGGCGCGATGGACGCGTGGGCGCGGCGGCACACCGGGGGCCTGATCGAGCGGATGCCGGTACGGATCGGTCCGGGCACCGTCCTGGTGCTGGCGAGCGCGCTGCTGGTGCGCACCACCTGGGAGGAGCCGTTTCGGGAGGGTCCGTCGCGTCCGTCCGAAGGGCCGTGGGCGGGGCGGGAGCTGACGGCTCTGAGCCGCTCCGGAACGGATGTGGAGCAGGTGCGGGTCCACGGCACTCCCGCCGGTCCGCTGACCGCGGTGCGGGTCGCCGGTGACAACGGGCTGGACGTCCATCTGCTGCTCGGTGAGCCGGCGGTGCCGGGCAACGAGGTGCTGCGGCACGGCGTCGCGGCGCTGGACGGGGCGTACCCGGCGGTGTCCGGCGCGGCGCTGACCGATGCCGCCGGGCCGGGGCTGCGGGTGACCACGGTGCCGAGCTACGACGGCGCCCCGTGCCTCGACCTCACCACCACGCGGTTCACCGTCGATGCCGAGCACGACCTGCTGGACCGGGCGGAGCTCTTCGGGCTCGCCACCGCCACCGACGCCTCCCGCGGGCACTTTCCCGGCATGTGCGAGCAGCCGCTCGCGGTGTCGGAGGCCCGCCAGGCGGCGACCGCGACCTTCGGGCCGCTGGGCTTCCGGGCGGCCGCGGTCACGATGGTGCCGTTCGGCTTGGGCTCCGTGCCCCCGCCACCGCCGTATCGGGCACAGCAGATCTCGGCCCGCTACGACCGGCCCTTCGGCTTTCTCGCCGTCCATCGGGCCTCGGGTCTGGTGCTGGCCGCGGGGTGGGTCACGGAGCCGTGA
- a CDS encoding aspartate aminotransferase family protein, whose translation MTGFDLTELLAERGGERYELHSRHLNHQLPRMLHTIGFDKVYERAEGAYFWDADGQDYLDMLAGFGVMGLGRHHPVVRKALHDVLDAQLPDLTRFDCQPLPGLLAEKLLACAPHLDRAFFGNSGTEAVETALKFARYATGRPRILYCTHAFHGLTTGSLSVNGEDGFRDGFAPLLPDTAVEMGDLDALERELKRGDVAGFVVEPIQGKGVHPTPPGFLRAAQELLHRHKALLIVDEVQTGLGRTGDFFAYQHESGVEPDLVCVAKALSGGYVPVGATLGKDWIFKKVYSSMDRVLVHSASFGANAQAMAAGLAVLSVMEDEQIVAGARHTGELLRSRLAALVDKYELLHDVRGRGLMIGIEFGRPTSLGLRSRWTMLQAARKGLFAQMVVVPLLQRHRILTQVSGDHLEVIKLIPPLIIGEREVDRFVEAFTAVMDDAHGGGGLLWDFGRTLVKQAVANR comes from the coding sequence GTGACCGGATTCGATCTGACCGAACTGCTCGCCGAGCGCGGTGGCGAGCGCTACGAGCTGCACTCCCGCCACCTCAACCACCAGCTCCCGCGGATGCTGCACACCATCGGCTTCGACAAGGTCTACGAGCGGGCCGAGGGCGCCTACTTCTGGGACGCCGACGGCCAGGACTACCTGGACATGCTCGCGGGGTTCGGCGTGATGGGCCTGGGCCGGCACCACCCCGTCGTCCGCAAGGCGCTGCACGACGTCCTGGACGCCCAGCTCCCCGATCTCACCCGCTTCGACTGCCAGCCGCTGCCCGGCCTGCTCGCCGAGAAGCTGCTGGCCTGCGCCCCCCACCTCGACCGGGCCTTCTTCGGCAACAGCGGCACCGAAGCCGTCGAGACCGCCCTGAAGTTCGCCCGCTACGCCACCGGAAGACCGCGCATCCTCTATTGCACCCACGCCTTCCACGGCCTGACCACCGGCTCGCTCTCCGTCAACGGCGAGGACGGCTTCCGGGACGGCTTCGCCCCGCTGCTGCCCGACACCGCCGTCGAGATGGGCGATCTGGACGCGCTGGAGCGGGAGTTGAAGCGCGGCGATGTGGCGGGCTTCGTGGTCGAACCGATCCAGGGCAAGGGTGTCCACCCCACCCCGCCCGGATTCCTGCGCGCCGCCCAGGAACTGCTGCACCGGCACAAGGCCCTGCTGATCGTCGACGAGGTGCAGACCGGCCTCGGCCGCACCGGTGACTTCTTCGCGTATCAGCACGAGAGCGGTGTCGAGCCGGACCTGGTGTGTGTGGCGAAGGCGTTGTCCGGCGGCTATGTCCCGGTCGGGGCGACCCTCGGCAAGGACTGGATCTTCAAGAAGGTCTACTCGTCCATGGACCGGGTGCTGGTGCACTCCGCCAGCTTCGGCGCCAACGCCCAGGCGATGGCGGCCGGTCTGGCGGTGCTCTCGGTCATGGAGGACGAGCAGATCGTCGCGGGCGCCCGGCACACCGGCGAGCTGCTGCGCTCCCGGCTGGCCGCGCTGGTCGACAAGTACGAGCTGCTGCACGACGTACGGGGCCGGGGCCTGATGATCGGCATCGAGTTCGGCCGCCCCACCTCGCTCGGCCTGCGCAGCCGCTGGACGATGCTGCAGGCCGCCCGCAAGGGGCTGTTCGCGCAGATGGTCGTGGTGCCCCTGCTGCAGCGGCACCGTATCCTGACCCAGGTCTCCGGCGATCACCTCGAAGTCATCAAACTCATTCCCCCGCTGATCATCGGCGAACGGGAAGTGGACCGGTTCGTCGAGGCGTTCACCGCCGTGATGGACGACGCCCATGGCGGCGGCGGACTGCTGTGGGACTTCGGGCGGACGCTGGTCAAACAGGCGGTCGCCAACCGCTGA
- the dxs gene encoding 1-deoxy-D-xylulose-5-phosphate synthase yields MTMLEHIRQPRDLKALPAERLAELAEEIRHFLVRAVARTGGHLGPNLGVVELTLALHRVFDSPADRILWDTGHQSYVHKLLTGRQDFSKLRAKGGLSGYPSRAESPHDVIENSHASTVLGWADGLAKARQVRGGNGHVVAVTGDGALTGGMAWEALNNIAAAKDRPLIIVVNDNERSYAPTIGGLADHLATLRTTNGYEKFLAWGKEVLQRTPVVGQPLYGSLHGAKKGFKDAFAPQGMFEDLGLKYLGPIDGHDTAAVESALRRAAGFHGPVLVHCLTEKGRGYPPALEDEADHFHTVGVMDPLPADAGRCPPTAAPVTLPGAPSWNSVFGDEMVRIGAERTDVVALTAAMLRPVGLGKFAEAYPDRVWDVGIAEQHAAVSAAGLATGGLHPVVAVYATFLNRAFDQILMDVALHRCGVTFVLDRAGITGTDGASHNGMWDLSVLQVVPGLRIAAPRDAGQLRAQLREALDVDDAPTVVRFPKEPVDEPVPAVDRIGGVDVLHRAPHPDVLLVAVGVMAPVCLGVAELLAARGVRATVVDPRWVKPVDAVIPRLAADHAMVAVVEDNCRTGGVGWAVGQALRDAGVDVPLRTFGIPEQFPAHAKRGELLADLGLTPAEIAGHISAALARKESPS; encoded by the coding sequence ATGACGATGCTGGAGCACATCCGGCAGCCGCGCGACCTCAAGGCGCTCCCCGCGGAGCGCCTGGCCGAACTCGCCGAGGAGATCCGGCACTTCCTCGTCCGGGCCGTCGCCCGCACCGGCGGCCATCTGGGGCCCAACCTGGGCGTGGTCGAGCTGACCCTCGCCCTGCACCGCGTCTTCGACTCGCCCGCCGACCGCATCCTGTGGGACACCGGCCACCAGTCCTACGTGCACAAGCTCCTGACCGGCCGGCAGGACTTCTCCAAGCTGCGGGCCAAGGGCGGCCTGTCCGGCTACCCCTCGCGCGCCGAGTCCCCGCACGACGTCATCGAGAACAGCCATGCCTCGACGGTGCTGGGCTGGGCCGACGGCCTGGCCAAGGCCCGCCAGGTGCGGGGCGGCAACGGCCATGTGGTGGCCGTCACCGGCGACGGCGCGCTGACCGGCGGGATGGCCTGGGAGGCGCTCAACAACATCGCCGCCGCCAAGGACCGCCCGCTGATCATCGTCGTCAACGACAACGAGCGCTCCTATGCCCCCACCATCGGCGGCCTCGCCGACCACCTCGCCACCCTGCGCACCACCAACGGCTACGAGAAGTTCCTGGCCTGGGGCAAGGAGGTGCTCCAGCGCACCCCGGTCGTGGGACAGCCGCTCTACGGGTCGCTGCACGGCGCCAAGAAGGGCTTCAAGGACGCCTTCGCCCCCCAGGGCATGTTCGAGGACCTGGGCCTGAAGTACCTCGGACCGATCGACGGGCATGACACCGCGGCCGTCGAATCGGCGCTGCGCCGCGCGGCGGGCTTCCACGGCCCGGTGCTGGTGCACTGCCTCACCGAGAAGGGCCGCGGCTATCCGCCCGCCCTGGAGGACGAGGCGGACCACTTCCACACGGTCGGTGTGATGGACCCTCTCCCGGCCGATGCCGGGAGGTGCCCACCGACCGCCGCACCCGTCACCCTGCCCGGCGCGCCCTCCTGGAACTCCGTCTTCGGCGACGAGATGGTCCGCATCGGCGCCGAGCGCACGGACGTCGTCGCCCTCACCGCGGCGATGCTGCGGCCGGTCGGGCTCGGGAAGTTCGCCGAGGCCTACCCCGACCGGGTGTGGGACGTGGGCATCGCCGAACAGCATGCGGCGGTGTCGGCGGCGGGGCTGGCCACCGGCGGGCTGCACCCGGTCGTCGCGGTCTATGCCACCTTCCTCAACCGGGCCTTCGACCAGATCCTGATGGATGTCGCACTGCACCGGTGCGGGGTCACCTTCGTCCTGGACCGGGCCGGCATCACCGGCACCGACGGCGCCTCGCACAACGGCATGTGGGACCTGTCGGTCCTGCAGGTCGTCCCCGGTCTGCGGATCGCCGCACCGCGCGACGCCGGCCAGCTGCGCGCCCAGCTGCGCGAGGCGCTGGACGTGGACGACGCACCGACCGTCGTCCGCTTCCCCAAGGAGCCGGTGGACGAACCGGTGCCGGCCGTGGACCGGATCGGCGGGGTGGACGTCCTCCACCGGGCGCCGCATCCGGACGTCCTGCTGGTCGCGGTCGGCGTGATGGCTCCGGTCTGCCTGGGGGTCGCCGAGCTGCTCGCGGCGCGCGGTGTCCGGGCGACCGTCGTCGATCCGCGCTGGGTCAAACCGGTCGACGCCGTCATCCCCCGACTCGCCGCTGACCACGCCATGGTGGCCGTCGTCGAGGACAACTGCCGCACCGGCGGCGTGGGCTGGGCGGTCGGCCAGGCGCTGCGGGACGCCGGCGTGGACGTGCCGTTGCGCACCTTCGGCATCCCCGAGCAGTTTCCGGCGCACGCCAAGCGCGGTGAGCTGCTGGCCGACCTCGGCCTCACCCCCGCCGAGATCGCCGGACACATCAGCGCCGCACTGGCCCGTAAGGAGAGCCCCTCGTGA
- the hpnH gene encoding adenosyl-hopene transferase HpnH: MAMPLRQSIRVGTYLFEQKMIRRREKFPLIVELEPLFACNLKCEGCGKIQHPAGVLKQRMPVAQAVGAVLESGAPMVSIAGGEPLMHPQIDEIVRQLVAKRKYVFLCTNAMLLRKKLDAFTPSSYFAFAVHIDGMRERHDESVAKEGVFDEAVAAIKEAKRRGFRVTTNSTFFNTDTPQTIIEVLNFLNDDLQVDEMMLSPAYAYEKAPDQEHFLGVEQTRELFKKAFAGGNRRRWRLNHSPLFLDFLEGKADFPCTAWAIPNYSLFGWQRPCYLMSDGYVPTYRELIEDTDWDKYGRGKDPRCANCMAHCGYEPTAVLATMGSLKESLRAAKETIAGNRG, encoded by the coding sequence ATGGCCATGCCGCTCCGTCAGTCCATCCGGGTCGGAACCTATCTTTTTGAACAGAAGATGATCCGCCGGCGTGAGAAGTTCCCGCTCATCGTCGAGCTGGAACCGCTCTTCGCGTGCAACCTGAAATGCGAGGGCTGCGGGAAGATCCAGCATCCGGCGGGCGTGCTCAAACAGCGCATGCCGGTGGCGCAGGCGGTCGGCGCGGTGCTGGAGTCCGGTGCCCCGATGGTCTCCATCGCCGGCGGCGAGCCCCTGATGCACCCTCAGATCGATGAGATCGTGCGACAGCTGGTGGCCAAGCGGAAGTACGTATTCCTGTGCACCAATGCGATGTTGCTGCGCAAGAAGCTGGATGCGTTCACCCCCTCGTCGTATTTCGCTTTCGCGGTGCACATCGACGGCATGCGTGAGCGGCACGACGAATCCGTCGCGAAGGAAGGCGTCTTCGACGAGGCGGTGGCGGCGATCAAGGAAGCCAAGCGACGCGGCTTCCGGGTCACCACCAACTCCACCTTCTTCAACACCGACACCCCGCAGACCATCATCGAGGTGCTCAACTTCCTCAATGACGATCTGCAGGTCGACGAAATGATGCTGTCGCCCGCCTACGCCTACGAGAAGGCCCCCGACCAGGAGCACTTCCTCGGCGTGGAGCAGACCCGTGAGCTGTTCAAGAAGGCCTTCGCCGGCGGCAACCGGCGCCGCTGGCGGCTCAACCACAGTCCGCTCTTCCTGGACTTCCTGGAGGGCAAGGCGGACTTCCCGTGCACGGCGTGGGCGATCCCCAACTACTCGCTGTTCGGCTGGCAGCGCCCCTGCTACCTCATGAGCGACGGGTACGTCCCCACCTACCGGGAGCTCATCGAGGACACCGACTGGGACAAGTACGGCAGGGGCAAGGACCCGCGCTGCGCCAACTGCATGGCGCACTGCGGCTACGAGCCGACCGCCGTCCTCGCCACCATGGGGTCGCTGAAGGAGTCCCTCCGGGCGGCCAAGGAGACCATCGCGGGCAACCGCGGGTGA
- a CDS encoding phosphorylase family protein, producing the protein MPGRLPADAEPPLLVACALGIERFALRRGDRGGAADGAVPRLVTLRTGIGPQAAERALAHALGAGSVTERSPVVASGFCAGLAPGMRPGDVVVAEATRGHHADAPETLCRDNGPLLRALRQRGLTVHTGLLRGSDHVVRGAERAALHAAGAVAVDMESAATLQAARRAGSRPVAAVRVVVDAPEHELVRIGTVRGGISAFRVLRSVLPVFYEWHRSLLLPWR; encoded by the coding sequence ATGCCGGGGCGGCTCCCGGCGGACGCGGAGCCACCCCTGCTGGTCGCCTGTGCGCTGGGCATCGAGCGGTTCGCCCTGCGCCGCGGCGACCGCGGGGGAGCGGCGGACGGAGCAGTTCCGCGGCTCGTCACCCTCCGTACCGGCATAGGCCCCCAGGCGGCCGAACGCGCCCTCGCCCATGCGCTGGGTGCGGGCTCGGTCACCGAGCGTTCCCCCGTCGTCGCCAGCGGCTTCTGCGCCGGCCTCGCCCCCGGGATGCGGCCCGGGGACGTGGTCGTCGCCGAGGCCACCCGCGGTCATCACGCGGACGCTCCGGAGACGCTCTGCCGCGACAACGGCCCGCTGCTCCGGGCCCTGCGACAGCGCGGGCTGACCGTGCACACCGGGCTGCTGCGGGGCTCCGACCACGTCGTACGCGGCGCGGAGCGGGCCGCGCTGCATGCCGCCGGTGCGGTCGCGGTGGACATGGAATCCGCCGCGACCCTCCAGGCCGCCCGGCGGGCGGGCAGCCGTCCGGTTGCGGCCGTCCGGGTGGTCGTGGACGCTCCAGAACATGAACTCGTACGCATCGGCACCGTGCGCGGTGGAATATCAGCCTTCCGAGTGCTGCGCTCCGTACTTCCCGTTTTCTACGAATGGCACCGTTCTTTGCTGCTCCCCTGGAGGTGA
- the shc gene encoding squalene--hopene cyclase encodes MTATTDGSTGALPPRAPSASDATAETAGTAPPTRTAVQQDTADAARRATARATDYLLSVQDAAGWWKGDLETNVTMDAEDLLLRQFLGIQDPELTEAAARHIRGEQRADGTWATFHGGPGELSTTIEAYVALRLAGDDPDAPHMARASAWVREQGGVAAARVFTRIWLALFGWWKWDDLPELPPELIYFPKWFPLNIYDFGCWARQTIVPLTIVSAKRPVRPAPFALDELHTDPRRPNPPRPLAPATSWDGLFQRLDKALHVYHKVALRTLRGAAMRSAARWIIERQENDGCWGGIQPPAVYSIIALHLLGYDLDHPVLRTGLASLERFVVWREDAPPGPDGRGGGRTRMIEACQSPVWDTCLATIALADAGLPADHPKLVKAVDWMLAEQIRRPGDWSVKRPQLPSGGWAFEFENDNYPDIDDTAEVVLALRRVKHPDPQRVEAAVGRAVRWNFGMQSKGGGWGAFDVDNTSPFPNRLPFCDFGEVIDPPSADVTAHVVEMLADVGRTHDPRTRRGIAWLLAEQEPSGAWFGRWGTNYIYGTGSVLPALAAAGIPASHAAVRRAVRWLERVQNDDGGWGEDQRSYQDKERWAGRGASTASQTAWALMALLAAGERDGEAVRRGVRWLTGTQREDGSWDEPYFTGTGFPWDFSINYHLYRQVFPLTALGRYVNGGPAGAPVGS; translated from the coding sequence ATGACAGCGACGACCGACGGAAGCACCGGGGCGCTGCCGCCCCGGGCCCCCTCGGCCAGCGATGCCACCGCTGAGACAGCCGGAACCGCTCCACCCACCCGCACCGCCGTACAGCAGGACACGGCGGACGCCGCCCGGCGCGCGACCGCCCGCGCCACGGACTATCTGCTGTCCGTCCAGGACGCCGCCGGATGGTGGAAGGGCGACCTCGAGACCAACGTCACGATGGACGCCGAAGACCTGCTGCTCCGTCAATTCCTGGGCATCCAGGACCCGGAGCTCACCGAGGCCGCGGCCCGCCACATCCGCGGCGAGCAGCGCGCGGACGGCACCTGGGCCACCTTCCACGGCGGGCCCGGTGAACTCTCCACCACCATCGAGGCCTATGTCGCCCTGCGCCTCGCCGGGGACGACCCGGACGCCCCGCACATGGCCAGGGCCTCCGCATGGGTCCGCGAACAGGGCGGCGTCGCGGCCGCCCGGGTCTTCACCCGCATCTGGCTGGCCCTCTTCGGCTGGTGGAAGTGGGACGACCTGCCCGAACTCCCCCCGGAGCTCATCTACTTCCCCAAGTGGTTCCCGCTCAACATCTACGACTTCGGATGCTGGGCGCGGCAGACCATCGTGCCGCTGACCATCGTCTCGGCGAAACGCCCGGTGCGCCCGGCGCCGTTCGCCCTCGACGAGCTGCACACCGATCCCCGCCGGCCCAACCCGCCGCGGCCGCTCGCCCCCGCCACCAGCTGGGACGGGCTCTTCCAGCGCCTGGACAAGGCGCTGCACGTCTACCACAAGGTCGCCCTGCGCACGCTGCGCGGTGCCGCGATGCGCTCGGCCGCCCGCTGGATCATCGAGCGGCAGGAGAACGACGGCTGCTGGGGCGGCATCCAGCCCCCCGCCGTCTACTCCATCATCGCCCTGCACCTCCTCGGCTACGACCTCGACCACCCCGTGCTGCGCACCGGCCTGGCCTCCCTGGAGCGCTTCGTCGTATGGCGCGAGGACGCTCCCCCCGGGCCCGACGGCCGGGGAGGCGGCCGCACCCGGATGATCGAGGCCTGCCAGTCCCCGGTCTGGGACACCTGTCTGGCCACCATCGCGCTCGCCGACGCCGGACTGCCCGCCGACCACCCGAAGCTGGTCAAGGCCGTCGACTGGATGCTCGCCGAGCAGATCCGCCGGCCCGGCGACTGGAGCGTAAAGCGGCCCCAACTTCCCTCCGGGGGCTGGGCGTTCGAGTTCGAGAACGACAACTACCCGGACATCGACGACACCGCCGAGGTGGTGCTCGCGCTGCGCCGGGTCAAGCACCCCGATCCACAACGGGTCGAGGCCGCGGTGGGCCGCGCGGTGCGCTGGAACTTCGGTATGCAGTCCAAGGGCGGGGGCTGGGGCGCCTTCGACGTCGACAACACCAGCCCGTTCCCCAACCGGCTGCCGTTCTGCGACTTCGGGGAGGTCATCGACCCGCCGTCGGCCGATGTGACCGCCCATGTCGTCGAGATGCTCGCGGACGTCGGCCGTACCCACGACCCGCGCACCCGCCGTGGTATCGCCTGGCTGCTGGCCGAACAGGAGCCCAGCGGAGCCTGGTTCGGCCGCTGGGGCACCAACTACATCTACGGCACGGGCTCGGTGCTCCCCGCGCTCGCCGCGGCCGGCATCCCCGCCTCGCACGCCGCGGTGCGCCGGGCGGTGCGCTGGCTGGAGCGGGTGCAGAACGACGACGGCGGCTGGGGCGAGGACCAGCGCTCCTACCAGGACAAGGAACGGTGGGCGGGGCGCGGCGCCTCGACCGCCTCGCAGACCGCATGGGCGCTGATGGCGCTGCTCGCGGCCGGTGAACGGGACGGCGAGGCGGTGCGCCGCGGAGTGCGCTGGCTGACCGGGACCCAGCGCGAGGACGGGTCCTGGGACGAGCCGTACTTCACCGGCACGGGCTTCCCCTGGGACTTCTCCATCAACTACCACCTCTACCGCCAGGTCTTCCCGCTGACCGCACTGGGCCGCTACGTCAACGGGGGACCGGCCGGCGCGCCGGTGGGGTCCTGA
- a CDS encoding polyprenyl synthetase family protein, protein MTTSTSARTSTSIGNRGETVNPASPAIDTASVTALLERGRTLATPVLRAAVDRLAPPMDTVAAYHFGWIDAEGRPTAGDSGKAVRPALALLSAEVAGAAPEVGIPGAVAVELVHNFSLLHDDLMDGDEQRRHRDTVWKVHGPAQAILVGDALFALANEILLELGTVDAGRATRRLTQASRKLIDGQAQDISYEHRERVTVEECLEMEGNKTGALLACAVSIGAVLGGADDRTADTLERYGYHLGLAFQAVDDLLGIWGDPEATGKRPWSDLRQRKKSLPVVAALDAGGPASERLARILAEDAKKSETEIADFTEEEFASRAALIEEAGGREWTSQEARRQHATAIAALNEIEMPEKVRAQLVALADFVVVRER, encoded by the coding sequence ATGACTACGAGTACGAGCGCTCGCACGAGCACGAGCATCGGAAACAGAGGAGAAACCGTGAATCCGGCTTCCCCAGCTATCGACACCGCGAGCGTCACCGCGCTGCTGGAGCGCGGGCGGACACTCGCCACGCCCGTGCTGCGTGCCGCCGTGGACCGGCTCGCTCCTCCCATGGACACCGTCGCCGCCTACCACTTCGGCTGGATCGACGCCGAGGGCCGCCCCACCGCGGGCGACAGCGGCAAGGCCGTACGGCCCGCGCTCGCCCTGCTGTCGGCCGAGGTCGCCGGTGCGGCCCCCGAGGTCGGCATCCCCGGCGCGGTCGCCGTCGAGCTGGTGCACAACTTCTCGCTGCTGCACGACGACCTCATGGACGGCGACGAGCAGCGCAGGCACCGCGACACCGTCTGGAAGGTGCATGGTCCCGCACAGGCCATCCTCGTCGGTGACGCGCTGTTCGCCCTCGCCAACGAAATACTGCTGGAGCTCGGCACGGTCGACGCCGGCCGAGCCACCCGCAGGCTCACCCAGGCCTCCCGCAAGCTGATCGACGGTCAGGCCCAGGACATCTCCTACGAGCACCGCGAGCGGGTCACCGTCGAGGAGTGCCTGGAGATGGAGGGCAACAAGACCGGCGCGCTGCTGGCCTGCGCCGTCTCCATCGGTGCGGTCCTCGGCGGCGCCGACGACCGCACCGCGGACACCCTGGAGAGGTACGGCTACCACCTCGGCCTCGCCTTCCAGGCCGTCGACGACCTGCTCGGCATCTGGGGCGACCCGGAGGCCACCGGCAAGCGGCCCTGGAGCGACCTGCGCCAGCGCAAGAAGTCGCTGCCGGTCGTCGCCGCGCTGGACGCCGGTGGCCCGGCCTCCGAGCGTCTGGCCCGGATCCTCGCCGAGGATGCGAAGAAGAGCGAGACCGAGATCGCCGACTTCACCGAGGAGGAGTTCGCCTCCCGCGCGGCCCTCATCGAGGAGGCCGGCGGCCGCGAGTGGACGTCCCAGGAGGCGCGCCGCCAGCACGCCACCGCCATCGCCGCCCTGAACGAGATCGAGATGCCGGAAAAGGTCCGCGCACAGCTCGTCGCACTCGCGGACTTCGTCGTTGTACGGGAGAGATGA